From the genome of Nocardia sp. NBC_01503, one region includes:
- a CDS encoding alpha/beta hydrolase family protein has protein sequence MRVLHRGLAGLLMVLGVAAVGMGVTSSVADAQPAQANTVLSEVSFESHGVMLHGTVYGPADPGRHPGIVLVHGSGAGPRDEYSMEARAFAAAGITTLVYDKRTVGYSTNHRDFSVLADDAVAAVTVLRQRADVDPTSVGLWGFSEGGWVAPLAAARSGDIAYVVTIGGSGRSPLRTQTWYLRNQLAHQGVSGSLPDAVAGAGAQFIDGTGVFPEADFDPGAVLSRVRVPVLALWGEHDVKVPAAESAEVFQRELARAGNNSVTTGFVPGAGHNGHRSTDGFDRVGGDLFEGKPLGELVPGYADVITDWVHRVAAGQAPPSSAAQAPHPAAGTVAPVGRPGYEYAALAVLLLGFALPALAALARILLRRGPSELPRPLRRSARALSSLGLLTVLGTVGYVIWVLATGTRISLGTVISGQPLPWLLLRLLAVAVLVSVIAVAAHWSRARSKVPGAQRIQLTALLLTGLAFLPWALHWQLFG, from the coding sequence ATGCGTGTATTGCATCGCGGGCTCGCGGGTCTGCTAATGGTTCTCGGGGTTGCGGCGGTGGGGATGGGGGTGACGTCATCGGTGGCGGATGCGCAACCGGCACAGGCGAATACGGTGCTGTCGGAGGTGTCGTTCGAAAGTCATGGGGTGATGCTGCACGGCACGGTGTACGGGCCCGCTGACCCGGGGAGGCATCCGGGGATTGTGCTGGTGCACGGGTCGGGGGCGGGGCCGCGCGATGAATACTCCATGGAGGCACGGGCTTTCGCGGCGGCGGGGATCACCACGCTGGTTTATGACAAGCGCACGGTGGGTTACTCGACCAACCATCGCGACTTCTCCGTGCTCGCCGATGATGCGGTCGCGGCGGTTACCGTGCTGCGGCAGCGGGCCGATGTGGACCCCACTTCGGTCGGGTTGTGGGGCTTCAGTGAAGGAGGCTGGGTCGCACCGCTCGCGGCGGCGCGCTCCGGCGATATCGCGTATGTGGTGACCATCGGCGGTTCCGGGCGCAGCCCGCTGCGCACGCAGACCTGGTATCTGCGTAATCAGCTGGCGCATCAGGGGGTTTCGGGATCACTACCCGATGCGGTCGCGGGGGCGGGCGCGCAGTTCATCGATGGGACCGGAGTGTTTCCCGAGGCGGATTTCGATCCGGGTGCGGTGCTGTCCAGGGTGCGGGTGCCCGTGCTCGCGCTGTGGGGTGAGCATGATGTGAAGGTGCCCGCGGCCGAGAGCGCCGAGGTCTTTCAGCGGGAACTGGCGCGGGCCGGAAACAACTCCGTCACTACGGGTTTCGTTCCGGGAGCGGGGCATAACGGACACCGCAGCACCGACGGTTTCGACCGCGTCGGCGGGGACCTGTTCGAGGGCAAACCACTCGGTGAACTGGTCCCGGGCTACGCCGACGTGATCACCGACTGGGTACATCGGGTCGCCGCGGGCCAAGCCCCGCCGTCGAGCGCCGCGCAGGCTCCACATCCGGCCGCGGGCACCGTCGCCCCGGTCGGTCGGCCCGGCTACGAATACGCCGCGCTCGCAGTGCTATTGCTCGGCTTCGCGCTGCCCGCTCTCGCGGCACTCGCCCGAATACTGCTGCGGCGCGGCCCCTCCGAACTGCCACGCCCGCTCCGCCGCTCCGCCCGCGCGCTGTCCTCGTTGGGACTGTTGACGGTGCTCGGCACGGTCGGCTATGTGATCTGGGTGTTGGCGACGGGTACGCGAATATCCTTGGGCACAGTCATATCCGGTCAGCCCCTGCCTTGGCTGCTGCTCCGCCTACTCGCGGTCGCGGTGCTGGTATCGGTCATCGCCGTGGCGGCCCACTGGTCCCGGGCGAGAAGCAAGGTCCCCGGCGCGCAACGCATTCAACTCACCGCACTGCTGCTGACCGGCCTCGCCTTTCTTCCCTGGGCACTGCACTGGCAGCTGTTCGGATAG
- a CDS encoding alpha/beta fold hydrolase translates to MTITMPKPGFGRFAHAAVSIVLALLIATGATACTPTTPDIAPYATATAGNPAFENTFRHEFAEVDGVRMHYVAGGSGSPVVLIHGWPQTWFGWWPIMPALAEQHTVYAIDLPGLGDSSGSPTGYDKATLARYVHTLIADRLGIRDARIVGHDFGAAVAFEYAAQFPADTALLGYLDLPLPGPAIDAATYRSLSWHIAFHSQRRVPEAVVGEHVREYLALFYPQVSYGGSAFGGTSDRSPFTDAEVDEFARTYSRPEVLTGGFELYRALDNDVRDTVAAAPTQVPTLLMTAQGQLDAVRATVSPRIANIVRAVDVPHAGHWLVEENPRFVTAELQRFLA, encoded by the coding sequence GTGACCATCACAATGCCGAAGCCCGGGTTCGGCCGATTCGCGCACGCGGCGGTGAGCATCGTGCTCGCCCTGCTGATCGCGACGGGCGCCACCGCGTGTACGCCGACCACGCCCGATATCGCGCCCTACGCAACCGCGACCGCGGGAAACCCCGCGTTCGAGAACACCTTTCGACATGAGTTCGCCGAGGTTGACGGTGTCCGTATGCACTACGTGGCCGGGGGCAGCGGATCACCGGTGGTCTTGATCCACGGTTGGCCGCAGACCTGGTTCGGTTGGTGGCCGATCATGCCCGCGCTCGCCGAACAGCACACCGTGTACGCGATCGACCTCCCCGGGCTGGGTGACAGCAGCGGATCGCCGACCGGCTATGACAAGGCCACGCTGGCCCGTTATGTGCACACCCTGATCGCCGACCGGCTCGGCATACGAGATGCCAGGATCGTCGGGCACGACTTCGGCGCGGCCGTCGCGTTCGAGTACGCCGCGCAGTTCCCCGCCGATACCGCACTCCTGGGCTACCTCGACCTGCCACTACCCGGACCCGCGATCGACGCGGCGACCTACCGCTCGCTGAGTTGGCATATCGCCTTCCATTCTCAACGGCGCGTCCCCGAAGCGGTTGTCGGCGAACATGTTCGGGAGTATCTGGCGCTGTTCTATCCGCAGGTTTCCTACGGCGGTTCGGCCTTCGGTGGCACCTCGGATCGATCTCCGTTCACCGACGCCGAGGTCGACGAATTCGCACGCACCTACAGTCGGCCCGAGGTGCTGACGGGCGGCTTCGAGCTCTACCGAGCCCTCGACAATGATGTGCGGGACACGGTGGCGGCGGCGCCGACACAGGTGCCGACCCTGCTCATGACCGCGCAGGGGCAGCTCGACGCGGTACGGGCCACCGTCTCCCCGCGCATAGCCAATATCGTGCGGGCGGTGGACGTCCCGCATGCGGGGCATTGGCTGGTCGAGGAGAATCCGCGGTTCGTCACCGCGGAGCTCCAACGCTTCCTCGCCTGA
- a CDS encoding helix-turn-helix domain-containing protein, with translation MDRETGDVLDAVGPRLRALRRARGLTLAELATRTGVSESTLSRLESGQRRATLELLLPLARTYDVPLDDLVGAPHTGDPRIHLKPIRRYGMTFIPLSRRPGGIQAFKMILPAQSEPLEPTPQTHEGFEWLYVLNGHLRLVLGDRDLTLPPGEVAEFDTSQPHWLGSADGGPVELLILFGPHGMRAHVHPAR, from the coding sequence GTGGATCGTGAAACCGGCGACGTACTCGACGCGGTAGGACCGAGACTGCGCGCCCTGCGCCGCGCCCGCGGCCTCACCCTCGCCGAACTCGCCACTCGCACGGGGGTTTCGGAGAGCACACTGTCCCGGCTGGAGAGCGGGCAGCGCCGGGCGACCCTGGAATTGCTGCTGCCGTTGGCCCGCACCTACGACGTCCCGCTGGACGATCTCGTCGGGGCCCCGCACACCGGCGACCCGCGTATCCATCTGAAGCCGATCCGGCGGTACGGGATGACCTTCATCCCGCTGTCCCGCCGCCCGGGCGGCATTCAAGCCTTCAAGATGATCCTTCCCGCGCAGTCCGAACCACTCGAACCGACACCCCAGACCCACGAAGGCTTCGAATGGCTGTATGTCCTCAACGGCCACCTGCGCCTGGTCCTCGGTGACCGCGACCTGACCCTGCCACCTGGTGAGGTCGCCGAATTCGACACCTCCCAACCGCATTGGCTCGGCAGTGCCGACGGCGGTCCGGTCGAACTACTCATCCTGTTCGGCCCACACGGCATGCGCGCACACGTGCATCCCGCCCGCTGA
- a CDS encoding PepSY domain-containing protein — translation MTITESGAVDAAPPISPARNSESPPPGESTKRSAGNAIQALLLRLHFYAGVFVAPFILIAAVTGALYAMSPTLESITDRGLLHTESTGPAKPLAEQVAAGTAVRPGLPLIAVAPAQHTGDTTRIIFGDPTLGESERRAVFVDPVTAKPVGDSVVYGSSGALPTRTWIDQLHRDLHLGDFGRYYSEIAASWLWVIALAGLVLWIRRVRARREKRSAGWLVRPDRSRPRARALNWHAVVGIWILPVLLLLSATGMTWSKYAGENVTKLREELSWTTPAVTAKLPGSTGPAMPAGGEHDGHGSAARSTAPAANKAALVDTVYAVARANGLEGPLEISVPATDDTAFVAKELRRPGVLTLDSIAVNGSTGVVTDALRYSDWPLAAKLTNWGIQFHMGLMFGLLNQLLLLAIMIGLLTVVVRGYLMWWRRRPTKEAGKVALGKAPRRGALRQTPLIVLTPFLAAAAVVGWFAPMIGIPLLGFLVLDVLVGLVSRRRATA, via the coding sequence GTGACAATCACAGAGAGCGGTGCCGTCGACGCGGCACCGCCTATTTCGCCTGCCCGGAATTCGGAATCTCCCCCACCCGGGGAATCGACAAAACGCAGTGCGGGCAATGCCATTCAGGCGTTGCTGCTGCGACTGCATTTCTATGCCGGTGTATTCGTCGCACCGTTCATTCTCATTGCCGCGGTGACCGGTGCGCTCTATGCGATGTCACCGACGCTGGAGTCCATTACCGATCGCGGTCTGCTGCACACCGAGTCGACCGGACCGGCGAAGCCGCTCGCCGAACAGGTCGCCGCGGGCACCGCGGTGCGACCGGGCCTGCCGCTGATCGCGGTCGCGCCCGCGCAGCACACGGGTGACACCACCCGGATCATCTTCGGCGATCCGACACTCGGGGAGTCCGAACGGCGGGCCGTATTCGTCGATCCGGTGACCGCGAAGCCGGTGGGCGACAGTGTCGTCTACGGCAGTTCGGGTGCGCTGCCCACGCGCACCTGGATCGATCAGTTGCATCGGGATCTGCACCTGGGCGATTTCGGTCGCTACTACAGCGAGATCGCCGCGTCCTGGCTGTGGGTGATCGCCCTGGCCGGGCTGGTGCTGTGGATCCGCCGGGTGCGGGCGCGCCGCGAGAAGCGGTCGGCGGGCTGGCTGGTGCGGCCCGATCGATCCCGGCCGCGGGCGCGCGCGCTGAATTGGCATGCGGTGGTGGGTATATGGATTCTGCCGGTGCTGCTGCTGTTGTCGGCCACCGGTATGACCTGGTCCAAGTACGCGGGTGAGAATGTCACCAAGCTGCGCGAGGAGCTGAGCTGGACCACGCCCGCCGTCACCGCCAAACTGCCGGGTTCCACCGGTCCGGCCATGCCCGCCGGTGGTGAACACGACGGTCACGGCAGCGCCGCGCGGAGCACCGCACCGGCGGCGAACAAGGCCGCGCTGGTCGACACCGTGTACGCGGTGGCGCGCGCCAACGGGCTGGAGGGGCCGCTGGAGATCAGCGTTCCGGCCACGGACGACACCGCCTTCGTCGCCAAGGAACTGCGCCGGCCCGGTGTGCTGACACTGGATTCGATCGCGGTGAACGGCAGCACCGGCGTGGTCACCGATGCCCTGCGGTACTCGGACTGGCCGCTGGCCGCCAAGCTGACCAACTGGGGCATCCAATTCCATATGGGGTTGATGTTCGGGCTGCTGAATCAGCTACTGCTGCTTGCCATCATGATCGGCCTGCTCACCGTGGTGGTACGCGGTTACCTCATGTGGTGGCGACGGCGGCCGACCAAGGAGGCCGGCAAGGTGGCGCTGGGTAAGGCGCCGCGCCGCGGCGCGCTGCGGCAGACACCACTCATCGTGCTGACGCCATTCCTGGCGGCGGCAGCCGTGGTGGGCTGGTTCGCGCCGATGATCGGCATTCCACTGCTCGGTTTCCTGGTCCTGGATGTGCTGGTGGGCTTGGTATCCCGCCGCCGCGCCACCGCCTGA
- a CDS encoding acyl-CoA synthetase produces MSLALPSAGTVLRKAGDAALSVNAMVRGGLFNPLRPDQAVRSAVNVLKFGPFAGAVVHAANTNPKSAAIVDERGELTFEQLDKQSSAFARGLAAQGLNPGDVIGVLARDHRGMVLTLVAAGKLGVRAVLMNTGFAKPQFADVAAREKVKAVLHDSEFFDLMSAIPEDIPRILTWVDEKDNADPSIPTIDSVAAGQSTAALAPPEKPGGMVILTSGTTGTPKGAPRDKVSPFITAQFLDRIPMPRNSTVVMAAPIFHATGLSQFTISIALGNRVVFQQRRFDPETTLANIQKFRAQGLTVVPTMLQRILDLPPEILAKYQPSETLRVLFAAGSAIPPDVVTRTLDYFGDSLYNVYGSTECAVMTVATPSELRKAPTTAGKAPVGIRIALYDENRKRISAPNVTGTIFIENGHSFKQYTDGRTKEYVDGLMSSGDVGHFDTDGLLFIDGRDDDMIISGGENVFPQEVENLLSNRPDVLEAAVVGVEDRDFGKRLRAIVVPGPDSKRDVQELKDYVKENLARYKVPREVIFLDELPRNATGKLLRKPLIEMSVPTE; encoded by the coding sequence CGGTCAATGTGCTCAAGTTCGGGCCCTTCGCGGGCGCGGTCGTGCACGCCGCCAATACCAATCCCAAATCGGCGGCGATCGTCGACGAGCGCGGTGAGTTGACCTTCGAACAGCTGGACAAGCAGTCCTCCGCTTTCGCGCGCGGACTCGCGGCGCAGGGCTTGAATCCCGGTGATGTGATCGGCGTACTCGCCCGTGATCACCGCGGCATGGTGCTCACTCTGGTCGCCGCCGGCAAGCTCGGCGTGCGCGCGGTGCTGATGAACACCGGTTTCGCCAAGCCTCAGTTCGCGGATGTGGCGGCGCGCGAGAAGGTCAAGGCGGTGCTGCACGACAGCGAGTTCTTCGATCTCATGAGCGCCATTCCCGAGGACATCCCGCGCATCCTGACCTGGGTGGATGAGAAGGACAATGCCGACCCGTCCATTCCCACCATCGATTCGGTGGCGGCCGGGCAGTCCACCGCGGCGCTGGCTCCGCCCGAGAAGCCGGGCGGCATGGTCATTCTGACCAGCGGCACCACCGGCACCCCGAAGGGCGCGCCCCGCGATAAGGTCAGCCCCTTCATCACCGCGCAGTTCCTGGATCGAATTCCCATGCCGCGCAACAGCACCGTGGTGATGGCCGCGCCGATCTTCCACGCCACCGGGCTCTCGCAGTTCACCATCTCCATCGCGCTGGGCAATCGAGTCGTATTCCAGCAGCGGCGATTCGATCCCGAGACCACCCTGGCCAATATCCAGAAGTTCCGGGCGCAGGGCCTGACCGTCGTCCCGACCATGCTGCAGCGCATTCTGGATCTGCCGCCCGAGATCCTCGCGAAGTATCAGCCGTCCGAGACGCTGCGGGTGCTCTTCGCCGCCGGATCGGCCATCCCGCCGGATGTGGTCACCCGCACGCTGGACTACTTCGGCGATTCGCTCTACAACGTGTACGGCTCCACCGAGTGCGCGGTCATGACCGTGGCCACCCCGTCCGAACTGCGTAAGGCGCCGACCACCGCGGGTAAGGCTCCGGTCGGTATCCGCATCGCGCTGTACGACGAGAACCGCAAGCGCATCTCCGCGCCGAATGTGACCGGCACGATCTTCATCGAGAACGGGCACTCGTTCAAGCAGTACACCGACGGGCGCACCAAGGAGTATGTGGACGGGCTCATGTCCAGCGGCGATGTCGGGCACTTCGACACCGACGGCCTGCTGTTCATCGATGGACGCGATGACGACATGATCATCTCCGGCGGCGAGAACGTCTTCCCGCAGGAGGTGGAGAACCTGCTCTCCAACCGCCCCGATGTGCTCGAGGCGGCCGTGGTCGGCGTCGAGGACCGCGACTTCGGAAAGCGGCTGCGCGCCATTGTGGTTCCGGGTCCGGACTCCAAGCGCGATGTGCAGGAGCTCAAGGATTATGTGAAGGAGAACCTGGCGCGCTACAAGGTGCCGCGCGAGGTGATCTTCCTCGATGAACTCCCGCGCAATGCCACCGGCAAGCTGTTGCGCAAGCCGCTCATCGAAATGAGTGTTCCCACCGAGTAA